tctGTCTGTCCTCTGTGGCACAACAAACCCACATATATGTTGCAGAAGATAATCCGTTTCCTCTCAGGGTTTGGTAAACATACACCTTTTTTCACTGCAATAGCAGAGGAATGTGGTGAAGATGAGTGGTGATGAGAGGGGGTTGGTGGACGAGTGAAACGAGTGTGAGTTACCATGAGTTGACCAAGATCTCATCATTTCCTTTGTCACCTCTGCAGCCTTAGTTTCTCTTTCAACCCTAATTATTTGTGAGAGACATTTGACAGTTTTCAGAGTTGCATTTGGTCAGACTGAACGACCTGGCAGCTATTGTCAAGTCATGAATGTCATGGTTGGATTGTTGCTGACCCGTACTCAGATTCACGCATGgtgagttcatgttttttggttgtttaataagcccatttaaaaatgttgaatttcaaATAGTCCATATACTTTCTTTATGACATTTAAATGAGCAGAAGTGAGTGAATAAGAGGTAagaatctattttttaaaagtaagtgTGATGCCATGTGGTTACTTTATGCCATGTGAGTTCTGACTGAGTTGTAGTTTATTCCATATTTGTTCAGAAGCGTACAGTTTACACTTAGGCCTTAATTTAAGTTCTCCTTACAACCAACACAGTAAGTCACTATGCTGAAGAAACTATGAAATAAGTAAAGTAGGTAGCATCATGAATTAGTGTCACATAAATGCTATGAAAtcatgaaacaaattttaaatggCAGGATGCAAAGTCTTTTTCCTGCATTCATGTTGTGAATCTTAATGTACAATCGCGTTCAAAACCGCAGTAACTTAAATAACATGTGGTGTGGTGTAATTCTAGAGGTAATTCTCTGCAGCTAGACTTAAATTAACTTTATCAAATCAGTTCACCTCAAAAAGGAGACAACCAGAAGAGCCCTGAACATTTGgaaatgactgaaaacaagTGGATCAACCATTCTGCTCCTGTTTTAATCACATgcagtttagaaataaagttttggGAAAAATTAAGTCACTCTACCTATTAGTTGTAGACCATAAAACATCAGTTAGCTTTAACAGGCAATTTATTAGCTGTTTTAAAAGATCACTGCGTCTTCCTCCGCACGCCACCTACTTACAAAAagaccagttttatttttacgttCAGTTTTAACCGTCCAGAAGTGAGCAAAGAGTCTGGATAGCAAGGGAgatttttagtaatgttactgTTCAATTATTGCTATTATGTTTGAGTCACTGTTCTGCAGGTACAATACATAGTGTGTGAAAGAAAACGACTGATATGCAATAGTGTGAGGTGTTGTGGTCATTTTGCTacgaaagaaaatatttttaccctttttttcacatttttttattattctgccaTGCTTAGCAAAAGAAGACTGAGCAACAAAGCAGAAATATGACTGATAATAGGGCAGTGCATGAGGCTCCCCGATGTATGAGCAGCTGTCCAAGGTTGGATTCCTGAATAAAGGGCACTAAAGCAACCAAAGCTTTAAGAACATGACCAGTTCTGTACTTGTTTTATTCCATATTTTACTGTCTAATATTGCAGTGGGCTTTTTGTAAACCagtaaataaatttactttgatGTTCACACGCAGCCTCCAAATAAGAGTCGACATATTCAAAACCTCTTAAACAAACCAGTCATATTAACATTTAGTAATTAAGCAAACTCATGATTTTGtgtacttattttaaataactggaCTCTGAAGGATCACAATCGTTTgcttttcaacatgtttttctcaGAATCTACAACTGCACAATTTCATGGTGACGGCAGGCAGGATGTAACTCAGTGTTATGACACTTTGGGAGGAAATGTGGTTGATCAACTGATTGGAAATACCTCAGAAATACctagacataaataaaaaaaattcttaaaggCAGAAAGAATAAGTATTTTTCATCTGCCATACATAGATTTCCATCCCCAATTTTggtatatacttttttttaaaaaaggaacctCATCAAGACTTACTATAGCTCCTATGAACTGACGACAGTACAACAAACACTTCAGATGTCTGATCAGGATCATTAAATAGAGCACTAAAAAGGCAGTTTTATTCCAACGTCTGCAGCATGAGGACAGGTATTGACTCTGTTTGATctattgctttgttttgaaacattttttcattttgtctcagAATCTGCAGCAGGAGAAACTCACTGTGATGGAAGACAGGATGGAGCTCGGTGTTTTGTAGCTGTGGGAGAAGCAGTGATCATCCAGCTGCTCAACAACGTGTCAGAAATACCTAAATATGAATGGAAAAATGAAAGAGCCGTAATTCTCAGAGGCAAAGGGTACAATTTCTCTCAAAATACCCTTCagaacagatttctttttattcccACCAATGGTACAGTCGCATTCAAGAACCTCAGGAGAACTGACAGTGGTGAATATACTTTGAATATCTTTGATTCAAATGGACGAAATATAGAAAGCCGAGCTCTTCAGGTGATTGTTCAAGGtgaagctttgtttgttttttttttgactgataATTAACTTTATTATAGTTCTACCCATAAAGAATCACTTCAtaatttcattttccattttcagctcCTGTGTCTTCTGTCCATCTGATCACCGAGTGTTTGTCCCGGTTAGAGATGAAGGTGTCCTGTCTCTCTGAGGGAGGGGACAGTCCTCAGTACATTTGGACTCTGAATGGAGACAAACTGACAGACTCTGAACTTCTATCAGCAAATAATgagaataacattattattCTGCGACACAGTGTCTCAGGAAGTCTGGCCTGCTCCGTCAGGAATCACATCAGCATTGGCTCCACAGAGCAGATCATCTCTGCATGTAAAGGTAGGAAGAGCAAAAAACTGCACGTTGACTTAAACACagtttactgttgtttttataGATAAACATATTCCTTAACACAAAGAGCATGCTGGTTTTATTTGTCATGTGTAGTTATTTTAAGATTCTTAAACCACAAAATTTCCTTAGCTGAATGATTCTTTAAATCTTTGGAATTGAAGTTATGAGGTAGAGagattttaacttaaaacacaTACTATTGTTACATGTATGTCAAatgtccaaacaaacaaaacacaatcatGATTTTCTGTCATATGCAAccatcagcattttttttaaagtaaaaccttTATGTTCAGCATCCATGTAAAATCAAACATCTTGAACAAGCATCTGATTTCATCAAATGACATATTCAGCAATAATCAACTTAAAATAACTGAAGTAAACTTGTGATTTTTGATGCTGTGTAATGCAACAAACTTTGGGAACTTCAAGGATCACAGATATCTGATTTGGGTTTTAACATCTGTTTCTCAGAGTTTACAGCGGGAGAAACTCGCTGTGACGCCAGAGAGGACAGAGTTCAGTGTTTTGGAGCTTTGGGAGGAACTGTGATCATCCGCCTGATGAACAACGCCTCAGAAATACCTAAACATGAATGGAAAAATAAGACATCCATAATCCTCAGAGGCAAAGGACATACATTCTTTCAAAATGTCCTTCCGAACAGATTATTCTTTCTTTCCAGCAATGATACGATTAGCCTCACGAACCTCAGCAGGTCTGACAGTGGTGAATATAATCTGGAAATATGTGATTCTGAAGGACAGAAAACAGTGCAGACTCTTCAACTGCTAGTTCAAGGTAAAAACATTCTGACTGAAATCGACttatagacttttttttgtatgtattcatatatatatatatatatacgttcCACATGTTACTGCATCTACTGTTGTAGAAACAAACACACTGCAAGTTAAACACAGCTTATTGTGTTTAgggcaacattttaaattttcttctgttATAGAAAATGGTGGatcataagaaataaaaaaaaatgctataaaaatatttatgacaaTGTTTTCTCATTCTAGCTCCTGTGTCATCTGTCCGGCTCGTCTCTGAGTGTTTGTCGCAGTTAGAGATGAAAGTGTCCTGTCTCTGTCAGAGAGGGGACAGTCCTCAGTACAGCTGGACTATGGATGGACACACACTGACCAGCTCTGAACTCCTCTATGTGCATAATGAGACGAACATtataattctgagaaaaaacatCTCAGGACGTCTGGTCTGCTCAGTCAGGAATCAAGTCAGCTACGCCTCTGAGGAAAAAACTCTATTTGTTTGCaaaggtgggaaaaaaatgtatctttgtaACCAGACCTCTAGGAGTTATGtgtcaaactttgtttttgacattagcaaGCGAGAACATGGTCATTTTATAATTGTTGCACACTTCATGATTAAGCAGtgtggttattttattttctgaacgcTGTTAACACAGACAGCGACAGTGAGCGCCTCCAATGACCCGCCGTTACCGCTGAGTCAGGAGAGCTCACCTGTGCTCCATGTGCCAACTGGTGGCGAACTGCTGTAACTGCAGTTTAATACATCTCAGTTCAAGTAGGAGACGTGCAGCTTAAGAGTCTagtcttttaaataaagtaaaaaaagaggGAGGGAGGTGTAATAATTCCAATGTCCATTCTGTCACAtaatcattaattaaaaataagaatctCTGCAATTTGATTGCCAAGAGTGAATAGTTCTCCATAAATCGCAAATTCATAAAAATCACCAAGTTTATCTTCTGCAGTACAGTGTGtccagaaatgttaaaaacatctATACTTgactttcttgtttttgtttcaatttaacATCTGTTTCTTGTTCATCTACAGATGTCTCCTTGCTCGTACACAGTTTGCTGTTTGGTGTAACAATTCTTTCCTGTGGCGGGATCTGGCTCTATTTCAAACTGAAGGAGAGCAAATACAAGGACTTTGTCACTTACATCAGAAAAGAGAATCCAGATGACTTTAATGTAATTCAACAGGCTGATTTAATTaagcataaacacaaataaatgtttttgttctcgtGAGTACATAAAAAACACTTGagttgaatttttaaaaaatatatgtagatattgtttaactgtttttagtattgatcaaaaacatttaaaaagttttcctcaatgagaaaaaaatactgacacTGCTCAGAACTATAAGCAGAAAATAAGTCTcacattttataaaacacaaaatacatatGAATCTATTTTAGACACGTTTAAGTCAGTCTGTTACTTCTAGGACTTTTCTAAGGACTGACCTTTCAACAAAAATAGAATCATAGTGAAGATGAAAATGAGAGTCCTTTAAAAGAAGCAAATAGAGGAAGAGAGCTCTCGACAGCAATCAGTTCAAATTCAACCAAGCAAAGCTTCATGTTGTGCTCTTTCTTCGTCTCCTTGTTTACCTACCATCCATTCAtgcacccatccatccatccatccatccacccttccatccatccatccatccatccatccatccatccatccatccatccatggtCTTTACCCACATATAATTGAGTTGCTGGAGGGCTGAGCGTAAGGCTGACTACGTCCTGGACAGATTGCCAGAGAGACACACATGAAGGACAATTCAGAGTCATTAATAAATCCAGCAGAAGTGTTTGAACTGTAGGATGTGTGGGGaggctggagtacccagagaaaacccacacatgcaACAGGACAACATGCAAACTGCCTGCAGAGAGACTCCAGACTGGCTTTGaatcttcttgctgcaaggtgaCAGTGATGCCAGCTCCGCCATTGTGCAGCCTGCTAATCATACAGCAATGAGACTGACTTGAGCATGTTGgcagaaaaaacatatttccatcAGTTTGCTACAATAGCATGATCAGTGTATTTTTAGACTTCCTCTGTTGTCTTCACTTCTTAGAAAGAAAGACATTGAGTGTTAAAAGAAAGTCTGCTTTTGTGtgaaattgattaaaataatttagatgaTGTTTACAGGTGAtgacaaaatattgttttatatgcAGCTAAAATGAACCTTTATGGGTTCGTTTGAAATTGTAAGAAGTTGCAATTTGTAAATGATCCTGCATTCGCTTACAACACAAATTTTGCATAAGGTCTGGGGTAACTGGGCTTTTCGCTGTTCAAACTATGTTAAGTGTTTAAGATGATGTGCCTGTAAGcaatcataaaaaaatgtgaaaagcttgttttagttttgcattACACTGTGAAATGTTGTCTTGGGGGGCAGCAGAATTGACTAAGCTgtcaccacttcctgtttcgcCTCTGCACAACTTCCTTTGCTCAGGCCGATCAGTGACAGGATGCATTTTAAGCTATTGAGCCGCACAATGGTTTCTGGTAGATGGTTTAAATTAATAGAAGCTGTGGTTGGGATACTGGTGGTGCTACTGGGAGCCTCCTGGGGTGAgttagaattatttttcttaaagttgataaaaaaaaattgctctaaatgacatggctgaaaaattttaaacaatattaaaataaactgaatacaAAATGAGAATATTATACATTGAGAACTTAATAAACAtcaattacattttgtaaaattttatttaggaaCTGTAGAGTCACAGTTTTTCTGCTATTCGACCAGAGCATGAACTTAGAGAATGGATGTGTGTTaggaaaattatcctcctgttcatttactcatgagtttattttacaagttatgttttcatattattcttttcatattattcttttatattattactctcatattattcttctttttatatttacttaacttttctttcttttgtagtatattattaactttgtttaggatgtttgcttagaagctaaaaacgttaaacattcatgtgttattagttccatatgtaactgattagttgtggtcagccacatgcccttgtaagggcatgtccatgagaggttccagaatgtaaagacggttggtcaattctctgtgtgactgtgtgaagagaagcccaacctcctttttctatacaataaagagaaatgcaaagaaagaactggcagaattgagtccagacagtgtttgacagcgattcgtcgcgtctgttctcaattctcctattctgcagaaaagaaatcaaaagaaacctaatctctgtctctggctgattctttgcaggttatgacaaaataaacctatcaatgTGTAACTGGAGCCGGACTCTGAAAGTTGTACAGTACTGATCTGTAGCATGACGACAGAGATTAAACTTAGCTTAagctaaaataaactaaagataTTTTAGCTTAAGCTCAATCATCAGAACAACATCACCACTGGGACCGAATGTGACCTCTTTCCAAATTGACCTCTATTTGATCTGTTTGATCAGAAACGTGCTATCTGCTAAACCTTGCCATCAAGGTTTCCGCACAGTTAGGCAGCTCTACATTTTAGATCCAGAACCTCTGGGTTACACTTTTGACTGATTTAAAACACTGCATGAAGAAAAGATCGGCTCTTCGTCTGtgggattatttttttgtagctgTAGAAAGAAAGGATGTTAGTGTTCAAAATTCTGATATCTACCAAGCTGACATGTATTTTTCAATTAACTACTGATCAATTACTGTTCACTAGGTTTGGAAAATCAGTTGCTggtgaaatgaaataaaagaaaaaaattaaaaacatggtaCATGCATGtagagaaaaaactgaaaattcacaaagaaactagatttttttattttatttcccttttaaatctttgtttcctttcttcaGTCTCTTCTATCATCCATGTTGTTTCTATGTACATGTAAAACGTAGTGCTGGTCTTCAGTTTGACATTATTTCTAATGCAAAGGAAGAACATTTGACACCCAAATCTCAGTTTGGACGTCAATAAAAATCTTTAGATTCCATCTTGCATATTGTTAAACCATTGTAAAGTaaagaacatttgaaattaAGAAATCCCACAACAATTTTAGCTTCAGACTCATAAAATATGAATTCTTTTATTGAATAATTATTCCAGCAGCACATCTGCTTAGTGAGCAATCATCCAATAGCCACTGAGAAAGACTcctttaaagtttttgattGGCTTTGGATTCCCTTTCAAATGGGCTTTATCTCTTGGATACCAGGCATGGTGTAACTGGAATTACATGACATTTGAAACAAACGTATAATTTATTATTCAATGTATAACTTCTGAGCATAATTTCTggtgctttgtttttatttgctttgttgttgtttttttaacttgcaGGTGCAGAAACTTACTGTGATTTCAGAAAAGATGGAGCTCAGTGTTTTGGATCTTTGGGGGGAACAGTCCTCTTCCAGCTGATGaataacatttcagaaatacctaaatatgaaatgaaacaTAACACATCAAAAATCTTGAAGGGCAAATTCAATCATTCTATAGTAATTGGTCTTCAGAACAGATATAATTTCATTCCCAGTAATAGTACATTAAGCATAACAAGCCTCAGCAGAAATGACAGTGGTACTTATACTGTGGAAACCTTTGACTCAGATGGAAAGCtattagaaaagaaaactctTCAGTTGGTTGTTGGAGGTAAATGATTTGTTTGTTCTACTgtcagattaaattatttttaaccaatCATCATATTTTATTGGCATTCATAACAAATGCTATATTTAATACTGAtgtcattttttccctttttgcttTCATTAGAAATTATATAAAACAGTTAATTGTGAAATGTCCCAGATCTGGATATcatgtattttctttgacttAAACTAAAACTCTTCTAtatcattaaataaaacaaatgtttctctctTAGCTCCTTTGTCCCCAGTCCACTTGGAGCATGAGTGTTTGTCCCAGGGACAGATAAATGTGTCTTGTCTCTCCGAGGAAGGGGACAGTCCTCTTCAGTACAGCTGGACTCTGAATGGACACTCACTGACAGACTCTGAGCTTTTCTCTGGAAATAATGGTACTAATATCATCGTTCTGAGACAGAATATCTCAGGACGTCTGGTCTGCTCAGTCAGGAACCAAGTCAGTTTCATCTTCAGGGAAATACAAATATCTACATGTCGTGAGTTAGAATATATTGAATACATTTTGAccaatttaaaactaaacagatTGCTCCCTTCATGATCTGCCTTTCTTTGCTCACAGGCTTTGTAAACTGTTCTGTGAATGGGACACAAATATCTTCCTGGGTGTTTCAAGAAAATAACAGCCTATGTGTTGAACCAACAAGAGTCCCTTCACCAGATGCTCCTGATATTAATGTGATTATGGGTAAGAAGTAACTTTAAATCAATAACTTAGTAGTAACACAACTTTGAATCAGACCTAGAGGATTGATCAATCTTGTACAGTACAGACATAAGTAAAAATTTACTCTCATGCTGTGGGTTTATTAATGagggttaaattttttttttatttgtgttcattcatttccaattatattttatttttgaacagaaCAATGGCCAATAGTAGCTGGTGCACTTGGAGCTTTGATAATTATCATAGTTGTAAGCTCTGCAATCATCTGTgtcaggaagaagaaaaaaaataacagaggTAATTTCTTACGTAGTGATAACATTGACCCTTAAACattgaaacaaaacacatcCAGTTGATATCCTATGCTAATATTTCCCATTCTTCTGTAGTGGAGGAAAATAATGGAGAACTGGCCAATGATAACGGGAGGACAAGAAGGCGAGAAGAGCAATCTATGGATGTCCAAGCAGAGTATGGCCAAGTGAGGAAGAAACCTCGGCATTCTGATGTTTTGTTATCAGATAACAATGATGTGTATGCAAACGTCCATAAGAAAACCTCAGCTAGATAAATTCATGTTGTCTGCATTATGCTGAAATCAAGAAAGAAGAGACAACTTCATAACCAAATGGCTTTGTTTTTCCTTATTTGACACAAAGTTATACCTCCGTGTCAAATAATTCAGTCTTTAGGATTTGTGACTTTAAACAGTCttcaattttttaaacaagctATGTGTCTGTGAACAGGTTTAAATCTACGGCCTCAAAAAGTTgataaatgttcttttattgATGTTCTTTTCTTGTTTGTAATGACCGTACATGTTGATGAACTGTAAAGTTGAGTGTTTCATCAGTTACAAGTTGTAGTCAACTTGTACAATCCTGTTATATAGCTGTGATCACAGTAGCTTAATGTACTGAAATGAGCACAATGACAGTTTTTGTTCTCATGCCAAAAACAGTATCATGTTTATTATTGAACTGGGTGCTACTTTTTACCCACTTAGCTGTTCTGTTAGCTAACCTCAACATTGGCACAAAGCTGGTTAGAGATGGTGACTCTGAACATGAACATATTATAAGATGgtaatgaactgaattaaaaggaccaaaaacaatcagaagGTACAAAGAAAGATGGACAAACTATAAAGCAAGCAAAAAACAACAGCCCACGACAAGTGCCAGTTATTATCAACATTTCAGCAAATACAAGCATTGAtgaaatgaatatattttgtcTATGCAAATGTAATTGTTTTGAGCACTGCAGATGTCATTTTTTAATCGCTGTGCAGCAGCTCCACTGCTTTTAATCTCCTCTTTACTAAGTGGAAACAACATTTTGTCCAGCAGGGGAGGCTGGACAAATGCTTGTTTTCCACCATCTAGACTCCATAATGTCTAATAAAACATGATATGATATGTTTAAGATTTTTAATAAGTCTTTAAAAACTATGCAAGCAATAGGACTACAAACATTAGTACAGACACAATactttagaaaaacataaaacacactcTTAAATGATGCTGACATCATTTTGTTCCTCTTCTTGCCATTTTTTAACATGTGAACTGAGCTACTCTTGGAACACTTCCTGTCATTTTCTatctctttccttttttgtgcaAGGCAGTGATCTTGTCAAAAAGGACCTTGACTTAACATTATTTCTAACCTGCAACGAAACATCCCCATCAATAGTCCTGATATTTTAGGAGTTTGATCTCATCCGGAACAGGAACCATTCCCAGCATAGGTTACCATGGTGACGGACCCAGCTAAAAGGTGAACCAGCTGTGCGAAAACAAACTTAACCTGAAGTAACTTTGATAACATTGACTAATCCCACTTCCTTGTTCATGTGTATTATTTTATACTGCTATCATGTtcgaaataaaaaataaaataaataatagctTCTACGTGCATTTCTCTGTACATTCTTTTATATGTTCAAAGCCACTAAATACTGATATGCAGTagataaaatgttgaataacttcatattattttatatgctaagcttgactttttttttacatttagtgcTGGGGTCAGCTACCTTTGCAGCACTAAGAGCAGTTTTGTTAGTAGTGTGGCGAGACACAACTAAGgtcttgtttcattttctagTCTAAAAAGTTAAGCAGTCATCACTTCCTTTTTCCACCAATGTAGACATAGTTTCTGTCTTTCCATTTATTAGTGAGTCAGACAGCTTATAGTTTCTAGTGCTGCATTTGTCTGACTATCATGAAAGGTGTTTTCGGACTACTGGTTATGCTACTCAGGGTATCACAAGGTAAgtggttatttttaatttttagagCCATATTCTTTTAATATAACAAGGATTTTTGCTAAAAACACTGCTTTTAGTTAAAGCTACTAAAGGATGGGTAAAAACAGACTTAACAACACTAAGTGTgatacttaaaatgttttacaaaatgtttgttattAAAACCACTTCCATAATTTATTATCAAAAAGCTCGAGAGTTTA
This Xiphophorus hellerii strain 12219 chromosome 23, Xiphophorus_hellerii-4.1, whole genome shotgun sequence DNA region includes the following protein-coding sequences:
- the LOC116714834 gene encoding uncharacterized protein LOC116714834 encodes the protein MHFKLLSRTMVSGRWFKLIEAVVGILVVLLGASWGAETYCDFRKDGAQCFGSLGGTVLFQLMNNISEIPKYEMKHNTSKILKGKFNHSIVIGLQNRYNFIPSNSTLSITSLSRNDSGTYTVETFDSDGKLLEKKTLQLVVGAPLSPVHLEHECLSQGQINVSCLSEEGDSPLQYSWTLNGHSLTDSELFSGNNGTNIIVLRQNISGRLVCSVRNQVSFIFREIQISTCRFVNCSVNGTQISSWVFQENNSLCVEPTRVPSPDAPDINVIMGRRKKITEWRKIMENWPMITGGQEGEKSNLWMSKQSMAK